In Onthophagus taurus isolate NC chromosome 6, IU_Otau_3.0, whole genome shotgun sequence, a genomic segment contains:
- the LOC111414718 gene encoding ceramide-1-phosphate transfer protein, which translates to MEKFNLLIVHDNFQTSLHDDDDVNLHFYLQSYEELNKFFNLMGTVFGFVSNDLRAKIDILSELLTKNVDNFQTVKRMIEYEKNNLLLEKSGYTSGSRTLLRLHRGLDFIRLFLKNIGEIRDEDDTGCVCREAYNVTLAKHHPFLIRKGAQLAMYTMPTRVDLLKKVCGDDEESINNAINVLPRTLEVTGTVFERIEKLYEVHNLHGLP; encoded by the exons atggaaaaatttaacTTGTTAATTGTTCACGATAACTTCCAGACGAGCCTccacgacgacgacgacgtaAATTTACACTTTTATCTACAAAGTTATGAAGAACTTAATAA attttttaatttaatgggCACAGTTTTCGGTTTTGTCAGCAACGATTTACGTGCAAAAATCGATATTCTCTCCGAATTGTTAACGAAAAACGTTGATAATTTCCAAACCGTTAAGCGTATGATTGagtatgaaaaaaataatttacttttagaaaaaagtgGTTATACTTCGGGTTCAAGAACTTTGCTTAGATTACACAGAGGTTTAGATTTTATTCGATTATTCCTTAAGAATATCGGAGAAATTCGTGATGAAGATGATACCGGATGTGTTTGCCGTGAAGCTTATAATGTAACCTTAGCTAAACATCATCCATTTTTAATCAGGAAGGGAGCTCAACTTGCTATGTATACAATGCCAACTCGAGTTGATTTACTTAAAAag GTGTGTGGGGATGATGAAGAAAGTATAAATAATGCAATAAATGTTTTACCTAGAACTTTAGAGGTAACAGGAACTGTTTTTGAAAGAATAGAAAAACTTTATGAAGTGCATAATCTTCATGGATTACCTTAA